The Chlamydiales bacterium STE3 genomic interval TCGAATAGAAATTGGCGGATATAGCGTAACGCTCCAGCTCATCCTGGGTCAAAGGGAGAAATATAGAGTTCTTTCCCGACAGTTTTATAATACTTAGATTACGGAAATGCTCCAGTAAACCTTCCACAAAAAAAGGTAAATCCTTGCCCTCTGAAAAAAGTTGGGCGGACAGATGAAATGCAATTGCAAGATTTCCGGCTTTTGCCTCGTGGTCAAATGTGAAGAAGATTTCTTTTGAAACGACTCCTAAAGCTTCAGCAACAGTTTCTTCTTCTATGGCGCCTTCATGGTAGGCTAAAATTTGATCTAAAATAGATTCCGCATCTCTAAGCCCCCCCTCTGCTTTGAGGGCGATTTGGCGCAACGCAGGTTCGGAAACTTCGCGATTAAGAATTCTTATTACATTTTGTAGTTTTTGGACAATGGTTTCAACAGATAGACGTTTTAAGTTAAACCTCTGGCAGCGACTAAGTATTGTGGGAAGAACTTTATGCGGTTCTGTGGTTGCAAAAAAGAACTTCACTTTAGCTGGGGGTTCTTCTAGCGTTTTCAATAAAGCATTGAAAGCTTCTTTGGTAAGCATGTGAACTTCGTCTATAATGTAAATCTTAAATTTTCCATTAGAGGTTGCATAAGCCACATTATCATTAATTTTGCGGATATCGTCTATGCTACGATTAGAGGCCCCATCAATTTCCAGGACATCTAGCGAACTGCCGCTTAATATCTCTCTACAAGAAGCACATTGGTTGCAAGGTTCAAGATTTGCAAGAGGGCACAGGCAATTGAGGGCTTTTGCAAAAATTCTAGCCAAAGTCGTTTTCCCAGTTCCGCGTGATCCACAGAAGAGATAAGCATGAGCTAATCTCTCATACTTTATTGCATTTTTTAAAGTTGTAACGATGACATCTTGCCCTACAACTTCATCAAAGGTTTGAGGTCGGAATTTACGTGCAATTCCTTGATAATCATTCATTTATTTTTGTCTCGCTTTCCATGCG includes:
- a CDS encoding DNA polymerase III subunit gamma/tau (Product derived from UniProtKB/Swiss-Prot:P09122;Gene name derived from UniProtKB/Swiss-Prot:P09122;EC number derived from UniProtKB/Swiss-Prot:P09122) produces the protein MNDYQGIARKFRPQTFDEVVGQDVIVTTLKNAIKYERLAHAYLFCGSRGTGKTTLARIFAKALNCLCPLANLEPCNQCASCREILSGSSLDVLEIDGASNRSIDDIRKINDNVAYATSNGKFKIYIIDEVHMLTKEAFNALLKTLEEPPAKVKFFFATTEPHKVLPTILSRCQRFNLKRLSVETIVQKLQNVIRILNREVSEPALRQIALKAEGGLRDAESILDQILAYHEGAIEEETVAEALGVVSKEIFFTFDHEAKAGNLAIAFHLSAQLFSEGKDLPFFVEGLLEHFRNLSIIKLSGKNSIFLPLTQDELERYAISANFYSKEQLLMILDICIEAHQQIRQQPSLRIAIESLLLRIIRSHSRIPIEQIVDKLALLEQKVQEIQEDSNVLPPSSQNTSALMDNQLTQTTLLQETTKTFVSVTPTLPIKSSEIHVSEDPSPTFEDLNGIVKEKTVIVAKVLPEEKPTFSPQSLAISKQKQAQYDTLLQFASVELDGRIRKN